AAAGTCGACCAAATTGGTTGCGACAGacctttttgggaaaaaacCGTGCTGATCCATTGACAGATAGTTCTTGCAACAGGAAAACACAGCATCATTGACAATGATTTCGAAAACTTTTGAACAGGCGCAAAGTGATGTGATTCCTCGGtagttttctatgttacgtttgTCTCCTTTCTTGTGTACTGGAAACATCACTGACTGCTTCCATAGCGAAGGAAACATACTCTGCTGTAGAGAGGTGTCGAATAGAACCGATAAAGGGTAGGCAAGACTTGGCGCACATTTTTTGAGTACACAAGAAGGGATACCGTCCGGACCGGGAGTCAAAGAATACTTCAATTTGCGGATCGCAGCCTCCACAACATCGCTGGTGACTCGGAAGATGTCAAGATTCAATACGTTGGTTTGAGTGTCTCTAACGGCGGCAGCAACTTGCATTTCGGAGGACGAACGGTAATTGAATGCTCGCTTGAAGTGAGTAGCGAAAAGATTGCATTTCTCGAGTGCAGTGTTAACCGAGTGGTTCACCAGAAACATGTTCACGGGCAAGCCTTTTTCCATTCTCTTGGAGTTGACAAAGGACCAGAAAAGTTTCGGGTATTCATACCTACGTTATATGAATAGGTATATTCCAAAGCTGTCCTCAATTGACGAGCCTCTGCGGAAACTTCTAAACAAAGACTCCAAATTCGAATTGAATGTGGAACAGGCTCACTCTTTTCAAGTTATCAAGGAAGCAATGGCAAATGTCAAATGTCTAGGATTTTATAGAGTGGAAGACCGTATAGCAGTGATAGCTGATACCGGTCCATGTGGGCTTGGTGCGTTTTGGTTCAGTTTGATAACAAcaatcaacatcgagttatcAGTTTCACGTCTAAATCTCTGACAGAAACATAACGACGTTACTGACAGACAGAGAAGGAAGCGTTGGCGTTGGTATGGGCTGTCGAGCGGTCCCAATACTATTTATTGGGCAAATAATTTGATTTATTCACTGGCTGCAATGCGTTAGGTTTCCTTTTCTCTGTGCGTTCTAAACCATGCGCTCGCATTGGAAGATGGGTGCTGCGGCTACAAGCCTTTGATTATAAGGTTGTTTTTATGTCGGGTAAGAACAATGTAGCAGATCCTTTGTCACCTTTATCTATATTGAACCCAACTccttttgattcgaacgaagaAACCTTTGTTCGAGAAGTTGCTATGCATGCAGTAAGCTCATCGGCTTTACAGTGGAATGAAATAAGGGAAGCATCATGGAATGTTCGGGAAATTCAGGAAATTCTGGGCCTATTATTGGACGGTAATACCCAAAATCTTCCAATAGCCTATCGAGTTTTAGTTAATGAGTTATGGGAGCTACAAGGTGTCCTTCTTCGGGGGGACCGCATCGTAGTACCGGAATCCATAAGAAAGCAAGTCTTGCAAACGGCCCACGAAGGACACCCGGGCATAACAATGATGAAAAATCACCTTAGGTCCAATGTGTGGTGACCAAAAATTGAGGTAGAGGTGGATAAATTGGTGAAAAATGGTAGAGGTTGCACATTAGTAACGGCTCCTGAGGCCCCAGAACCAATGCAAAGGAGTCAGCTTCCGAAGTTTCCATGGCATACGGTAGCAATAGACTTTCTTGGCCCTCTTCCTGAGGGACAGTCTCTCCTAGTCGCGATCGACTGCTATAGTCGTTTCATGGAGatatctcacattatcatgccgggtgttcgggttcgattcccgttctggtcgggggatttttcgtcaaagaaattttgttcgatttgcactgtggtcacgcgtattcaagaacttgcccctcggaatacattcaaggcgtgttatttggcttaagaaatctcaacttagttgTTGAAACACACGGAATTTCCACGGGAGATTATGGGCAATCTCAAGAGCAAACACGTTTTTAATTTGTGTAGCTTCAAGctgtaaatttttaattcattcaattttaatttgtttataattcaatGTAGTTTTAATTTATGACTCACATTTCTGTCCCTTAACTTTTAATTTGTGTAATTCGTGTGTTCAATAGTAAGTTTTATAAATTTCACTTTCCAATCTAATTGTTCACGTCTGCCTATTGTGTTCTTTAGCTTGTGTTTTGTATGTCTGATTGTTTGTCTATTTTAATTCGGTTCGCACTGTCAGTTATGTCGCTGTCACCTAGCTTTGACATTTCGCCTGCCTCATCGACCCAACGGGGTTCGCTAGCAACATCCCCCGCCCGGTATTGCTGGTGTTCTGATCCAGCTATACCACGGTCTGAGAGATCGAGCACCGCCAACTTCGTAACGGGCCTCTGGAAGACTCCGTTGTTCCGCAAAACATCTGCTTTGCGGATCCGCCCATCTTTACCTTGGTACACTCGCTACACTCGCAATAATCGAGGCCAACGAAAGTGAAAGCACGCACATGCGGCGACAATCTTGCTGACGGTAGTGGAGACATTTTCGGCGTTTTTGGTCTACTCTTGTAAACACGGCACCAGACACAGTTCTTGGATATCTGACGAACTGCCGCCCGGAGTCTAGATACACGGTATTTTTGGCGGATCTCGTTCACTACTGATTCGTTGCTACCGTGTCCATATCTGCGGTGATAGTAGTCGATCATCAGACACGTCACACGATGATATCTCGGCAGAATCACCGGATACCTCGTTTCGTACGGCACACATAAAGCATTGTTCATCCGACTCTCCATTCGTATAACACCCAGTTCATCCAAAAACGGTGACAGCTGGTACAGTATACTGGTCTTGTCGATCCTTGGATTCCGATCCGGCGTTTGCTTCTTCTTTAATGTGACCACTTCGTCGGGATATGATTCTTCCTGCACTGCTTGATAGATTCTTGCCTCCGCCAGCTGTAGATACTCACGAGTTAACTCCTTCGAATCTTTTCTTCGCCGACTGCGGTCTCCGAACAAATAAACATATGCCAGAGCTCTTACAAGTCGTTCAAATTTTGAGAagcgttcaaattgaataaatggCGAAACCACAGTTGCATGATGGAGATGAACCATTCTTAGTTCCTCGCAAGTCTCTATTTCCTGTAGTCTCTGCTGCGGCCATCGATCTTCTTCCTCGTACAGGAACTCTGGGGCTGTGAACCAGAAGCTTCGTCGTATACTGCCTCCTTCTTCCATTTTGTCGCTTCGTCCGCGACATTCTTCCCAGTAGGAACCCACCTCCATTCAGCAACGGTGGATTCACTGAGGATTTCACTTATTCTGAATGCCACGTAAGGCTTGTAACGGCGGTGATCCGAGCGTATCCACGATAAGACGGTAGTGGAGTCCGTCTAGAACACTCGTCGAAGAATCGGTAGATCGTGATTTTCAGCTATCGATTTCGCTAAACGCGTTCCGATCACTGCCGCTTGCAGCTCAAGTCGTGGAATCGATAGAGCTTTTACTGGAGCAACTTTACTCTTCGACGAAACTAGGGCACACCGTACTTGATCTCGATCAATTACCCGGAAATACCCAACACAAGCGAAAGCCTCCTCGCTGGCGTCCACAAAGATATGGAGTTCCATGGTGTCCAAACTATTAGGACAATATCCCGGGAAGTAGCAACGCGGGATAGCTATTTCTTTTAGATGAGACAAAGCTGTCGTCCACCGCTGCCATCGAACGAAGTTGGTTGCAGAAATGGCGTCGTCCCATCCAGTACCACTTTTCCAGACTTCTTGGATGATTATTTTCCCGTGGATCACTAGCATCGTTATCAACCCCAGAGGGTCGAACACGCTCATAACCACTCGGAGGATCTGACGTTTCGTTGGAACTATCTTTTCTTCGAGTAGGCCCCGTAACTCATCACGTAGTACCAATGAAAACCTGAAGACATCTTCGTCGGGAATCCAGGATATTCCCAACACGCGCTCGCATCCATTACCCTTATCCAGGGTAAATGTTCTCACTGATTCTCCCGATCCGTTCCCAATTTGGTTAACTACTTCTGTCTTATTCGAAAGCCAATTCCGGATCTCGAATCCGGCTCTTCCATGGACCAGCTTTACGTCGTTGGCAACGGTGATAGCTTCGTTGATGGTATCAAAGCTGTCGAGGTAGTCGTCGACATAATGGCTCCGGATGATTGCTTGCGCCGCCCTTGGGTACGTCTTCTCGTGCTCTTTTGCATTTAAGTTCTTGACGAATTGTGAACTGCACGGGGAACACGCGGAGCCGAATACCGCCACGTCCATTACGTAAGTGTCAACAGGTTGCGTAGGATCGTCTCTCCAGAGAAATCTCTGTGAGTCTCGATCAGCGCCACGAATCAAAACCTGGTGAAACATCTCTTTGATGTCACCACTAATCGCCACCTTCCGTTGGCGGAAACGACTGAGAACACCAGGAAGAGATGTGAGGAGATCTGGTCCTTTGAGGATCATACTGTTGAAAGACACCTTCTCCGATTTCGCCGCCGCATCCCAGACGATACGGACTTTCGCTGGTTTCTTTGGGTTCTCCACAAAACCCACGGGAAGGTACCAAACTCGACGAGGATCAGCGGACCACAATTCTTCCTCCGTGATGATATGGGCATAGCCCTTGAGTTGATAGTCCTTCAGTTGTTGTCTGATGTTTTGGTTTACCCGTCAGCTGCCGTTCTAAACACAAGAGACGTCGTGTCGCCATAGGTAAACTGTCAGGAAACTCGATATAATCGGAGCGCCACAAAAGTCCTGTCTCGAAACGCCCCGTAGATGTTCTGTGGGTTGTTGCTTCCAGTATCGTACGAGCTCGGTAAATGTCAGAAGATTCAAGTAAAGGTGTAGCACGGACACCTGCGCTTTCCACATCAAAAAAGTTTTGTACCAGGTTGTGCAGCTCATCTTCCGAAGAACGTGTGCACACATGAACGTAACGCTGTCTATTGAACGTTATGGTTCCTGGTAAGCTACCATATATCATCCAACCTAATCGGGTCTTCGCCGCCACCGGTTCACCTGATTTTCCTTCTTTAATCTTCAAGCTGGCACACAGACGCGTGTTGTCCAAACCAATCAATAACTGCGGTGTTACACGTTGATAATCTTCTATCGCTAAACCTTGGAGATGCTGGAACCTTTCCTGCAACTCACTGTATACCATCGTCTGCGTTGGAAGTTTCAAAGATGATACTGTGTGGACATCCTTCAAGGCGAATTCCTTGGCCTTTCCACGACCCGAGATTCGGAGCTGTAGTATTTGTGAATCAGGTTCTGCGCGGGTCACACCACTCGTCCACTGCATACACAACGGTTGCAGCTCGCCATTGGCGTTCAGTTTCTTCGCCAAGTCTTTATCCACCAGAGTGAGTTCTGATCCGTCATCCAAGAACGCGTACGTGCTCACTTGAACATTTTTGCCATGAAGTGTAACGGGAATCAAACGAAACAACGTGGAACCATTTTCATCACAATGAAGGGATGCGGTGCCCATGGGCGTTGATTTTTTGGTTTGTTTGATTTCACAGGTCGATTTCACCGAATAGAGCAGCCTGTGGTGTCGGTACTCACATCCGTCTATTCCGCACACATCACTTTTGCATGGCCGCTTTCCGTGAGACGTAAGACATCGACGGCATAAACTGTTTTGCTGGACCAATTTCCAACGGGTGTCGACATCTAGTTTTCGGAACTCGAAACAATCCTTCGTTTTGTGCCCAGCTTTCTTGCAGATAGGACACGGTTTAGGATTGAATTGTTCATCTGCAGAGGTGGAAGAATCACCCACaaccgaatgactgttgatatAGCCCCTATCCTTACGCTTCTCGCTATTGGGCTCAGTCACGACCACTACAGGTGAAACCACATGACTTACTGCAGAAACTAGTGACGTCATGAAACTGGAAAAAATTGCTACATCAGGTGCTTCAACACGGCTTTGGTATGGGTTGGAGAAGCGTGGGATTCTTCATATGATTTTCTAGACCAACTGCTTGCAAATGAGCACATAAGTTTTGCACAACAAGACCGAACCCTATCAAACTGTCGAGTTTATCCGCTTTTGGTGCAGGAGATGATCTTGCTTTAGTCAGCAGAGTGTTGGCAATCAACTCCGGCCTGCCATATAGCATGTATAGCGTAGACAATACTTGAGGAAGTGTCGATGGGTGGaggaggaaacttttcacagcTTCCCGAGCTTTGTCTTGAAGGCACCGTTGAAGGCGCATCAGATTTTCGGAGTCCGAATAGCCACACATTTGAGTAGTGTTATTGTAGCTTGATATGAATATGGGCCAGTCGGAGGGGTCTCCATTGAACCAAGGTAATTCCTTTGGAACCACGTTGCGTGCCTGTAACTGCTGAACATTAGGTCCGTACAGTTGTTGAGATCCTGTAGCTACAGGCGCGAGAGACGGGAGGACAACGGGTGTCTGGTAGTCATGAACAGTAGCAGTAGGCACATGACCATAATTTGGAACCATATACCTGTCGTTAACGTGCTGGGGTGGGATTAGATTAGGATTAGAGGGCGGGTGCGTATAGAATAAATGAGTGTTTTGTGTAGAGCAGTGTATTTCTTGAGCAGATTTTCGTTTATTCTGACATGCAACATCATGCAACGGTTGGAAACCTACCTCGGTCGGTCTTACTTCACCTGGTCTAACATCATGAGGTATCTCCTGAAAGGGTGCGTGGGACGGGGGATGTGCTTGTGTGATATGTTGAAACTCGAACTGTTGCCTCTGCGCTGCTGGCTGTCCTGATTGCTGCTGAATCGGAGTTGATGACGCAATCAGCGGTTTTGCGAATCGTTGAGTTACCACCGATGCTCTCATAGGCAGCATTTGTATCTGCTTCTGCTGCTCCGATGACGTCATTTGCGGTATCACTTGCGTTGTATTGGGTTCTGGAATGGGACGGCTCGTTCCTACGGGAGATTGCAACACTGTGGTCGGTTTCGTATTCGACGGGATAATAGTTGGGTTTTGAATTTCCCCTGATACCACTTCCGAAGTCGGTAAAACCTGAACATTAAGCCAATGCTTCACTTTGTTTGCGCTGCTCCTGTTCG
The Toxorhynchites rutilus septentrionalis strain SRP chromosome 2, ASM2978413v1, whole genome shotgun sequence genome window above contains:
- the LOC129765816 gene encoding uncharacterized protein LOC129765816, yielding MASKNSGKRGAKQLTSSELSCKSTTSSAKARLAELELKRLEEEKKLNENLLNERLQKEKDIQQKENQQERERCEKELKEKERLEKEFLTKWYEVMRSMAEEDDGGSCRSFHTNRSSANKVKHWLNVQVLPTSEVVSGEIQNPTIIPSNTKPTTVLQSPVGTSRPIPEPNTTQVIPQMTSSEQQKQIQMLPMRASVVTQRFAKPLIASSTPIQQQSGQPAAQRQQFEFQHITQAHPPSHAPFQEIPHDVRPGEVRPTEHVNDRYMVPNYGHVPTATVHDYQTPVVLPSLAPVATGSQQLYGPNVQQLQARNVVPKELPWFNGDPSDWPIFISSYNNTTQMCGYSDSENLMRLQRCLQDKAREAVKSFLLHPSTLPQVLSTLYMLYGRPELIANTLLTKARSSPAPKADKLDSLIGRVEAPDVAIFSSFMTSLVSAVSHVVSPVVVVTEPNSEKRKDRGYINSHSVVGDSSTSADEQFNPKPCPICKKAGHKTKDCFEFRKLDVDTRWKLVQQNSLCRRCLTSHGKRPCKSDVCGIDGCEYRHHRLLYSVKSTCEIKQTKKSTPMGTASLHCDENGSTLFRLIPVTLHGKNVQVSTYAFLDDGSELTLVDKDLAKKLNANGELQPLCMQWTSGVTRAEPDSQILQLRISGRGKAKEFALKDVHTVSSLKLPTQTMVYSELQERFQHLQGLAIEDYQRVTPQLLIGLDNTRLCASLKIKEGKSGEPVAAKTRLGWMIYGSLPGTITFNRQRYVHVCTRSSEDELHNLVQNFFDVESAGVRATPLLESSDIYRARTILEATTHRTSTGRFETGLLWRSDYIEQQLKDYQLKGYAHIITEEELWSADPRRVWYLPVGFVENPKKPAKVRIVWDAAAKSEKVSFNSMILKGPDLLTSLPGVLSRFRQRKVAISGDIKEMFHQVLIRGADRDSQRFLWRDDPTQPVDTYVMDVAVFGSACSPCSSQFVKNLNAKEHEKTYPRAAQAIIRSHYVDDYLDSFDTINEAITVANDVKLVHGRAGFEIRNWLSNKTEVVNQIGNGSGESVRTFTLDKGNGCERVLGISWIPDEDVFRFSLVLRDELRGLLEEKIVPTKRQILRVVMSVFDPLGLITMLVIHGKIIIQEVWKSGTGWDDAISATNFVRWQRWTTALSHLKEIAIPRCYFPGYCPNSLDTMELHIFVDASEEAFACVGYFRVIDRDQVRCALVSSKSKVAPVKALSIPRLELQAAVIGTRLAKSIAENHDLPILRRVF